Proteins found in one Salvelinus alpinus chromosome 11, SLU_Salpinus.1, whole genome shotgun sequence genomic segment:
- the mrps33 gene encoding small ribosomal subunit protein mS33, giving the protein MTSLSSYAVRMARLSARIFGDVARPTDDKSMKVVRLFKEPPMAQKKEVYDWYPQHKIYYALTQKLRYMGLFRDEHEDFKEEMRRLRKLRGKGKPKKGEGKRATKKK; this is encoded by the exons ATGACCAGCCTGTCCAGCTACGCCGTGCGTATGGCGCGTCTCAGCGCGCGTATCTTCGGGGATGTGGCGCGTCCTACGGACGACAAGTCCATGAAGGTGGTCCGGCTGTTCAAGGAGCCGCCCATGGCCCAGAAAAAGGAGGTGTATGACTGGTACCCTCAACACAAGATCTACTATGCCCTGACACAGAAGCTACGATACATGGGACTCTTCAG AGATGAGCACGAGGACTTCAAGGAGGAGATGCGTCGGCTGAGGAAACTGAGAGGCAAGGGGAAACCCAAGAAGGGCGAAGGAAAGAGAGCCACCAAGAAGAAATAA